The Oenococcus kitaharae DSM 17330 region GGAGGCCTGTAATGAGGCAGACAGTAAGATTGTCAATTGATACATTAAAGGGTATAAAGATTTTAAAAAAAAATTATGAAAATGAATTTAATGGGTTGAAGCTCAATCAAGGTTATGTTGTTTCTAAAGCATTTATCGATACAAAATCAAATTTAAAAGATGGTGAATCTTGGAAGAAAATAAGAGACGAAAAATTTCCTTTAGGTGATTTCAATGGGATAGAGAAGACTGAGGAGAGTCGTACAACTCTTGATTTAAGTGATGATGTTTTGAAAGGTATAGATAAAATGAAGCAAGACTTGCCCGGCCCTTTCTCTGTAAATTGGGTGACTACAGGGTATTGTATTCGTCTCATTGTTAAGGCTGGTCTTCTGAAGCTAAGAGGCGAACAAAAATCTAATTAATATAGTAAAAGAGCATATGGTCCGATTATGTCCTTTTATTTTTTTATTTTTTTAAATGTCACCATTTTGATGCCAATAATCCGAAGACGTGTTATACTGATTTTGTCATCAAGATGGTGACAAAATAAAACAAAGAGAACGCAAAATGAAATTACTTGAATGGAATCTGAACGGACGTACGAAAGGCAATAGCGATCTAGCTGTTGAGTTGATTGGTGATAGTGTCGCAAGGATTAGCCCTGACGGGCTTGTCTTTACGGAATATATCAGAAATCAATACTTGACAAGTCTTCTGCAAGAACAGGGATTTGTTATTTCTGAAGACAACGCAGGGCAACCAAATGGGGTGCTCCTAGCTGTTAAGAAGGATTGCTTTGAAATCACAAGGGAAATTGATTTAGTTCCATCAGAATCGAACCCAAATTTTCATCTAATCCAGGTCAAAAATAGGAAAGATGCATCACAGAATTTTACTCTTGCCGGTGTTCGTATCCAGGTGGGTCGTGAGCATGGCGAGGCCGACTATAACAACGATTTTAAACGGAGAATGGAACAATTAGCTGTCTTAATTCTAGAGCTTAAGGGGAGCGATGTTGGTAGTCTCTTCGCAATGGGAGACTTCAATAATGCGCCATATAAGGATTCGGACTCTGTTGATTCTTACGCTGGTCGAGCTCGGCAGTTCTATTCTTATCCATTACTTCGTCAGGAATTAAATGATCATGACTTAGCCTTAATTACGCCCCTTGATGCGTCGTCCTGCGGTGCTTTGAGATTAGATCACTTAGTCAGTTCATACCGTGACCAAGTGAAAAAAATTATCTACGACTGGAGTTTTACTGGTGATCGCCGTTATCGCAAGAACGTTGTTGGCTTCCCTGATCACGCCATGCTTATTGCTGACGTTTCCACTAATCCGGTTAAGCCAAAGGCTTTGGAGGGGGCATTATTATGAGGTTTCTTCAAATTTATTTTGCCAGTGCCTATATCTCAACGTCAATTGTGCTCAGCTTGCTACTGGGCTTTACCACACACTGGGAGTGGACTTATTTCAATGCATGGGTTTCTTTAAACATTTTCTTGACTCTAACTTTAGCAACCTCTCTTATCGCAATTATTTGCTTAGTTGCCGAATATGTCAGCAGGAAGGGAGCTCAGAAATGAATCATAAGATTATGAAAAAATTCACAATATAAATAAATATAGAAAAGAGGTTAATTTATGAAAAAAGAAAACGTCTGTTTCGTGCTGGCTCTAATCGTTGGGTTTGCTGGCCTGGCGCTATTTCATGGCTTGGTGTCTAATATATCGATCGGAATTGCTGCGGTGTTGATTTTACTGTCGCTCATTTTTGAAAGTGTTAGAAAAGTTAAAAATGTAGCGCAA contains the following coding sequences:
- a CDS encoding endonuclease/exonuclease/phosphatase encodes the protein MKLLEWNLNGRTKGNSDLAVELIGDSVARISPDGLVFTEYIRNQYLTSLLQEQGFVISEDNAGQPNGVLLAVKKDCFEITREIDLVPSESNPNFHLIQVKNRKDASQNFTLAGVRIQVGREHGEADYNNDFKRRMEQLAVLILELKGSDVGSLFAMGDFNNAPYKDSDSVDSYAGRARQFYSYPLLRQELNDHDLALITPLDASSCGALRLDHLVSSYRDQVKKIIYDWSFTGDRRYRKNVVGFPDHAMLIADVSTNPVKPKALEGALL